DNA from Mycolicibacterium alvei:
GCCATCATCGGCTCCCAGTACCCGGAGTGGATGGTCGGCAGCCCGAGCATGGCCGGGTTCTCGCTGAATGTCACGGCATGGAACCCGCGTTCGGCGTTCTCATAGATCATCTGGGCGCCGACGTCGGGGTCGAGCAGCCACGGCAGCTGACACGGGATGATCCGGTCGGGATAGGATCCGGCCCACGCTTCCAGGTGCCAGTCGTTCCAGGCCCGTACCGCGGCCATCGCCAGGTCCCGGTCCTTGGTCACCTTCTGCAGTCGCTGGCCGGCGAACCCGGGCAGGAACGACGGGAAGTTGAGTGACGCGTACACGCCGTTGAGATCCATATCCTTGACGCGCTCATGAATGTCCCAGGCCCCGCGGCGCATCTCGTCGAACCGCGCCGGCTCGAAACCGTATTCGGACACGGGGCGGCCGACCACGGCGTTGAAACCCACGTTGGGAAGTGACTGCCCGTCATACATCCACGTCTGGCCGCCGTTCTCGGTGTCGACGACCTTCGGGGCGCGGTCGGCGAACTTACGAGGTACGCGGTCGGTGAAGGTGTCCGGCGGCTCGACGATGTGATCGTCGACCGAGATTACGGTGTAGAGGCGTTCGGCTCGCTGCGGATCGGGCAGAAACGTCACCGTGCGTTCGGCCCCC
Protein-coding regions in this window:
- a CDS encoding amidohydrolase family protein, coding for MKSIDELAGNLDFTTAQQGAERTVTFLPDPQRAERLYTVISVDDHIVEPPDTFTDRVPRKFADRAPKVVDTENGGQTWMYDGQSLPNVGFNAVVGRPVSEYGFEPARFDEMRRGAWDIHERVKDMDLNGVYASLNFPSFLPGFAGQRLQKVTKDRDLAMAAVRAWNDWHLEAWAGSYPDRIIPCQLPWLLDPDVGAQMIYENAERGFHAVTFSENPAMLGLPTIHSGYWEPMMAACADTGTVVNLHIGSSGSAPSTTDDAPPDVQGVLFFAYAITAAVDWLYSGLPSRYPDLKICLSEGGIGWVAGLLDRLDHMLSYHEMYGTWKALGETLSPAEVFARNFWFCAVEDQSSFVQHERIGTGNILLEADYPHCDSTWPHTQRTIHEQIQGLPAEVIRKITWENASQLYQHPVPLAVQNDPNAF